Sequence from the Chloroflexota bacterium genome:
TGATGAATTACCTGATTGGTTGCAAGGCTTTGACGCCCCGCCCCCAGATGATGCCACCTGGATTCAAGAAGTCGGGCGCACACCCGCGGATATAGAGCCTGAAGAAAGCGCTGCAGAAACGCCTGCCGTTGAAGAAATCGCTGATTATGCCTGGAAGCCCACGAGAGAAGAAACCCCAGAGATGGAGGTAATCGAAAAACTTGATCTCAACAGTGCTTCGTTAATCGATCTGGAACGTTTGCCAGGGATGGGTTTCAGACGCGCGCAATTGATCTTTTCGCATCGTGAAAAATACGGTGATTTTTCAAGCCTTGAAGACTTGCTCACCATCGAAGGATTTGATACAGAAACCATCAACACATTGCGCTCATATCTCGATATCGAAGTTCCACTTGTGGCACCCGAGCCTGAGCCTGCGGTGAGTGAACCGGCAAGCGCTATGCCTATTGATGTCAAACCCGAAGACGAGCATCATGCCAGCCAGATTCAGGCTCAACGATCTCTGACAGAAGGGCAAGTTTCAGACGCCGTTGAAGTGTATGCGAAGCTGCTCAAAAAAGGCAAACGCGTCAACCACATCATCGCCGATTTGGAGCAGGCCAGCCAGATTAATCCCACAAACCCGGAGATTGCCCAGGCCCTCGGTGATGCGTATATGCGAGCCGACAAATTGGACGCCGCGCTGGAACAATATTCCAAAGCTGAAAAACTTTTACATATGAAATAAGCGCTAATCTCTGGTAAAATCCGGCGATAGAAAACCCTAAGGTGACAGTCACTTCACATTTGACTGTCACCTTTTTTCGGCAATTTTTAACGCAAAGGCGAAGGGCCTCCCCACACCCCTATTTTCGGGCCAACTCTTGCGAACGTGCATAAGCCCTATCCTTATTTTGTTGCGGATAAACGCCGCATTTTTTCAAAACAATTCAAAATCAATGGAGAGAAAATCATGGAAAAAACATTCGTTATCGTCAAACCCGATGGCGTGCAGCGCGGCTTGATTGGTGAAATCATCGCTCGTCTAGAACGCCGCGGTCTAAAAATGAGCGCCGCTAAATTCATGCAAGTCAGCCAGGATTTAGCCGAAACCCATTACGGCATTCACAAGGGCAAGCCCTTTTACGAAGGTCTAATTAAGTACATCACCTCGGCCCCGGTGATGGCAATGGTCTGGGAAGGTCCCAATGCCGTGGCTGCTGTGCGCCAGACGATGGGCGCTACGCGCCCCACCGAAGCCGCTCCCGGTTCTGTGCGCCACGATTTTGGTCTCGAGGTTGGCCGCAATATCACCCACGCCTCCGATTCCCCCGAAAATGGCGAGTTGGAAATAGCTTTATGGTTCAAACCCGAAGAACTCGTCGCCTGGGGACGCGCCAACGACGAATGGATTTTTGAGTAAATCGAAAATTGGGTTGAAAGTTGGAAGTTGAATGTTAAAAGTTCAACATTCAACTTTCAACATTTCACCTTCAACCCACAATGCTCACACCCCAACAAATTCAAATTAAGCTCGAACGCATTCTCCCCACCGTGCAAAAGCCGGGGCGTTATACCGGCGGCGAACTCAATCAGGTGGTCAAAGATTGGGATACGGTTCAAACCAAAGTTGCTCTGGTTTTTCCGGATATTTATGACCTGGGTATGTCAAATCTGGGGATGGCAATCCTTTACGATTTGCTCAACCAGCGCAGTGACGTGTTGGCTGAGCGCGCCTATACCCCCTGGGCAGATATGGAAGCTGCCATGCGGGAGCATCAGGTTCCGCTTTATTCATTGGAGACAAAACACCCTCTGGCGGATTTTGACATCATCGGGATTACGCTGCCCTATGAGACTCTCTACACCAGCACGCTGAATGTACTTGACCTGGCGGGGATTCCATTATTCAGCGCGGCGCGCGGCCCGGAGCATCCTCTGGTCATCGCGGGAGGACACACAACCTACAACCCGGAGCCGATGCACGCCTTTGTGGATGCTTTTGTGATTGGCGAGGGAGAGGAGGTCATTCAGGAGATTGTGGAAGCGGTGCAGATGTTAAAACGTCAAGATGTCGGACGTCAGACGCTATTACATGAACTTTCCCAAATATCCGGCGTTTACGTACCTTCGCTCTACGAAGCCCACTACAACGATGATGGCACTTTCGCATCCATAAAAAAGCTTACTCAAGACGCGCCGCTGCCCATCACCAAGCGCGTGGTTGCCAAGCTGCCCCCGCCAACCACGCGCTTCATCGTACCGTATGTAGATACTGTCCACAACCGCGCCCCCATCGAGATTATGCGCGGTTGCACGCGCGGCTGCCGCTTCTGCCACGCGGGGATGGTCAACCGCCCGGTGCGCGAGCGCCCCGTAGAAGAAGTACTCTCGGCAATTGAACAAGCGCTGGCTCACACCGGCTTTGAAGAAATCAGTTTGCTTTCTCTATCATCCAGCGATTATACAAACGTTGTCGAATTGGTGGAAAAAGTGCATCAACGTTTCGATAGCGAACACCTTTCGGTATCGCTACCCTCGCTGCGCATTGAAAGTGTCTCGGTGGATTTGATGGATGCGCTCAAAGGTGGACGTAAAGGCGGCTTCACGCTGGCCCCCGAAGCCGCAACCGAAAAAATGCGCCAGATTATTAACAAGCCGGTCAGCACTGAGCAGCTTTTAGATACGGCGCGCGAAATCTTTGCCCGCGGCTGGCCGACGATTAAGCTCTACTTTATGATCGGCCACCCCTCCGAAACGCTGGAAGATGTGCAGGCTATCGCCGATTTGTGTAAAGCAGTGCGCAACGTGGGACGCGACACCATGGGCAAGCGCGCCCAGGTCAACGCCGGGGTGAGCACTTTCGTACCCAAACCACACACGCCCTTTCAATGGGTTTCCTGTGATTCGATTGAGCAAATCCGCGCCAAACAAGAATTGCTCCGGTCAGAACTACGCGGTAAGGGACTCAAACTCAGTTGGAATAACCCCCTCGAAACGCAGCTTGAAGCCTGGCTTTCCCGCGGCGATCGACGCATGTCCGAAGTTATTTATCAGGCCTGGAAAAATGGGGCCAAATTTGACGCTTGGCGCGAGTTCTTCAATTACGAAGCCTGGCAAGCTGCCTTTGCCGCCACAGTGTTAGAACCAGAATTCTATACGCACCGCCAACGCCCACTCGACGAAGTTTTCCCCTGGGAGCATCTCAGCACAACCGTGCGCAAAACCTTCCTGACCCAAGATTATCTCTGGAGCCTGGATGGGCGCACGCGCATCGACTGCCGTGAACAGTGCTTTGCATGCGGCATTTTGCCGACATTTGCCAATTTGCGCCGCGAACACCCCGGCGAGGAATGGAAATGCCCGGAAGTGAAAAATAAGCGCGTAGCCGTCAGACGAGAACAGGAAGCCGTAAGTGGATAATAAATTGATAAGGCTAAAGATAACCTTCGCCAAAACCGATGCTATGCGCTATACCAGCCACCTGGATTTACAGCGCACCTGGGAACGCACACTGCGCCGGGCGCGGTTGCCGCTGGCTTATAGTCAGGGATTTAACCCGCGACCGAAAATTAATCTTGGTGCGGCACTGCCGTTGGGCTTCACCGGCGCAGCCGAATTGATCGAAGTCTGGCTGGAGGATGAGATTCTGCTCGAGGAAATAGAATCAACACTGACCCGCGCGCTGCCTCCCGGCATTGTTGTGCAAGAAATCGTCGAGACTATAAATCCCGGCCCTAAGTTGCAAAATCTGATTTACGCGGCCAGTTATCACATCATTTTGAGCGAGACCCCTCAGGATATAGCTTCCACGGTGGATGCACTTCTCGCTCAAGATGAAATCTTGCAGGATCGACGCGGCAAGAGATATGACCTGCGTCCCCTGATCGAGGAATTGCGCCTGAACGAAGATGGTACGCTGCATTTACAGGTTAGCACGCTACCAGGCAAAACCGGCCGCCCCGACGAAGTGCTGCTGGCATTAGGGATTGACCCGCTGACGGCGCGCATCCAGCGCACGAAATTATTACTGAAAGCAAACTAACGCGAAGCCCATTCCCCCCTCTCCCAGTTTGGGAGAGGGGCCGGGGGTGAGGGCAACGGGCTAAATGGGGGATTGCGCACTGGGGGACAAAAACGTTATACTAATTGATGTGCAAAACCAGCCAAAAACATTTCAGGTTATAGCCAGAATGATTTACCACAAAAACACAGAGGCACAAAGAAAAACAATTGGCTGTTCTTCGCGTCTTTGTGGTAAATTTCTTACTTCCTCCACGGAGGTACCTATGAAAACCCGACCCATCATCCTTTTGATCTTCATCACCACACTGACTTTGATCGCTGGCTGCGGCACACCTGACGCATCACCAACCGTTGAGGTTACGCCGACATCCTCTTTTCAAGCCTCCGATGAGGGCGACCCCCTGATTCCGCGCGTCAGCAGCACGATACCCTTCGGCGGGCAGGAAATGCCCTTGGATGGCAGTATCGACATTATTTTTGATCAGGCAATGAATCAGTCCGCCACCACGGCAGCCTGGGAAATCACCGACTCGGATGGTAAATCGCTCGAAGGTGTGATCACATGGCCTCAAGTCGATACGCTGCGCTTCACCCCATCGCAGGAGCTTGAACCCGGCACAGCCTACACAGCCGCTCTCAACACGAGTGCTGAGAGCGAAAACGGTGTTGCCCTCGCCGAAGCTGAAACATTCATCTTCAGCACGCTTGGGGAATTACAAATCAGCCAGGTTTTCCCCGCCGATAAGGCCACCGAGGTTGAGAATAATGCCATTATCACCATCGCGTTCAATCGCCCGGTAGTTGCGCTGCAAATTGCTGAAGAACAGGCTAATCTCCCCACTCCGATCGAAATCTCACCTGCGCTCAGTGGGCAAGGCGAATGGGTCAACACTTCGGTATATGTCTTTCAACCGGATGAGAGTTTGCGAAGTTCCACCACCTACACGGTCAGCATTCCCGCCGGGCTGGGCGATACAAACGGCTCGGCGCTGGAAAACAGCTATAAGTGGTCGTTCACAACTGCCGCGCCGCGCCTTGAAGCCCTTGAACTCACCGATTGGGTTTGGAGCCCCCAAGACTGGCTCACGGATGTTCCCCTGGAACAAACTTTTTCACTTTTATTCTTCCAACCGATGGACACTGCCAGCGTGGAAGCCAATTTCGCGCTAAAAGACGAAAATGGGGAAACTATCCCTGTAGCATTTGAATGGGATGCTGAAAACACTGTTCTCGCCATCACGCCTGAAAATCTGTTTGATTTAGGTATCGCCTACAATATGCTCTTGAGCGATCAGGCCACAGACCAGTGGGGCGGAACACTTGCCGAAGGCCTCGACTGGCATTTTACATCCATGCTGCCCCCCGGCGTGCGCGCCACAGAACCCACCGATAACAGCTCACAAGAATATTTTTCGCGGCGCGTGACGATCATGTTCAACTCACCGATGGATCTCGACTCACTGAAAGATAAGGTGATCCTCTCACCACAACCCGCCGGAGAAGTAGAATGGGTCTACAACGAATGGGATTGGAGTATTTCATTTTATGGTCTGAAGCCTTCCACAAGTTATCTTGTGCGCCTTCTGCCCGGCGCAAGCGATCTATATGGAAATCTGACCACCCGTGATTACGTTTTCAACTTCCGCACTGCGGCCTATAACGCCACTGCCTACCTCGAGATGCCTTACGGCCCGGTGATCTATCGCCAGGGCGGACCCAGTGATTTGTATATTCGCTATGTAAATGTGGATAGTGTTCAGGCCAGCCTGTACCAACTTAATGCTGCCCAGTTCCACGCCCTCGCCAGCGGCAACGCATCGGTGTGGGATTACGCGCCCGCCGAAGATTCTCTGTTGCGCGAGTGGTCGCAGCCCAACTACAATACGCTCAACGACATCGGCCTGCAGCGCTACACGCTCACGAATCAAGTTGGCGAAACCCTGCCCCCCGGATTTTATTTTCTGAATATGGAGGGCTGGGACAATGTAGGCCCAATCACCAACGATCAACGGCTGATTATGATTGCAGGTGCACACGCTACCGTCAAGAGTACGCGCAGCGAAGCCCTGGTGTGGCTAACTGACCTCAACGCGGGTACCCCCCTCGAGGGAGTCCCGCTAAGCCTGTACGATGAATATTTCAACGTCGTCGGGCATGGCACCACCGACGCAAATGGATTGGCGCTCATCGAGATTCCCCAGGC
This genomic interval carries:
- the ndk gene encoding nucleoside-diphosphate kinase is translated as MEKTFVIVKPDGVQRGLIGEIIARLERRGLKMSAAKFMQVSQDLAETHYGIHKGKPFYEGLIKYITSAPVMAMVWEGPNAVAAVRQTMGATRPTEAAPGSVRHDFGLEVGRNITHASDSPENGELEIALWFKPEELVAWGRANDEWIFE
- a CDS encoding TIGR03960 family B12-binding radical SAM protein, with amino-acid sequence MLTPQQIQIKLERILPTVQKPGRYTGGELNQVVKDWDTVQTKVALVFPDIYDLGMSNLGMAILYDLLNQRSDVLAERAYTPWADMEAAMREHQVPLYSLETKHPLADFDIIGITLPYETLYTSTLNVLDLAGIPLFSAARGPEHPLVIAGGHTTYNPEPMHAFVDAFVIGEGEEVIQEIVEAVQMLKRQDVGRQTLLHELSQISGVYVPSLYEAHYNDDGTFASIKKLTQDAPLPITKRVVAKLPPPTTRFIVPYVDTVHNRAPIEIMRGCTRGCRFCHAGMVNRPVRERPVEEVLSAIEQALAHTGFEEISLLSLSSSDYTNVVELVEKVHQRFDSEHLSVSLPSLRIESVSVDLMDALKGGRKGGFTLAPEAATEKMRQIINKPVSTEQLLDTAREIFARGWPTIKLYFMIGHPSETLEDVQAIADLCKAVRNVGRDTMGKRAQVNAGVSTFVPKPHTPFQWVSCDSIEQIRAKQELLRSELRGKGLKLSWNNPLETQLEAWLSRGDRRMSEVIYQAWKNGAKFDAWREFFNYEAWQAAFAATVLEPEFYTHRQRPLDEVFPWEHLSTTVRKTFLTQDYLWSLDGRTRIDCREQCFACGILPTFANLRREHPGEEWKCPEVKNKRVAVRREQEAVSG
- a CDS encoding DUF2344 domain-containing protein, encoding MDNKLIRLKITFAKTDAMRYTSHLDLQRTWERTLRRARLPLAYSQGFNPRPKINLGAALPLGFTGAAELIEVWLEDEILLEEIESTLTRALPPGIVVQEIVETINPGPKLQNLIYAASYHIILSETPQDIASTVDALLAQDEILQDRRGKRYDLRPLIEELRLNEDGTLHLQVSTLPGKTGRPDEVLLALGIDPLTARIQRTKLLLKAN